Proteins encoded within one genomic window of Tachysurus vachellii isolate PV-2020 chromosome 16, HZAU_Pvac_v1, whole genome shotgun sequence:
- the LOC132858941 gene encoding histone H2B-like has translation MPEPAKTAPKKGSKKAVTKTAAKGGKKRRKTRKESYAIYVYKVLKQVHPDTGISSKAMGIMNSFVNDIFERIAGESSRLAHYNKRSTITSREIQTAVRLLLPGELAKHAVSEGTKAVTKYTSSK, from the coding sequence ATGCCTGAACCAGCTAAGACCGCGCCCAAGAAGGGATCCAAGAAAGCCGTGACCAAGACGGCAGCTAAAGGCGGCAAGAAGCGCAGAAAGACCAGGAAGGAGAGTTACGCCATCTACGTGTACAAAGTCCTGAAGCAGGTGCACCCTGATACCGGTATCTCTTCTAAGGCCATGGGCATCATGAACTCGTTCGTCAACGACATTTTTGAGCGCATCGCCGGTGAGTCTTCTCGTCTGGCTCACTACAACAAGCgctccaccatcacctctaGGGAGATCCAGACTGCCGTGCGTCTGTTGCTTCCCGGAGAGTTGGCCAAGCACGCCGTGTCTGAGGGCACAAAGGCCGTCACCAAGTACACCAGCTCCAAGTAA
- the LOC132858935 gene encoding histone H2A-like, with amino-acid sequence MSGRGKTGGKTRAKAKTRSSRAGLQFPVGRVHRLLRKGNYAQRVGAGAPVYLAAVLEYLTAEILELAGNAARDNKKTRIIPRHLQLAVRNDEELNKLLGGVTIAQGGVLPNIQAVLLPKKTEKAVKTK; translated from the coding sequence ATGAGCGGAAGAGGCAAAACCGGCGGTAAAACTAGGGCTAAGGCCAAGACTCGTTCATCCAGGGCCGGACTGCAGTTCCCCGTGGGTCGTGTGCACAGGCTTCTGCGTAAAGGTAATTACGCCCAGCGCGTCGGTGCCGGCGCCCCGGTTTACTTGGCCGCCGTGCTCGAGTATCTGACCGCTGAGATTCTCGAGTTGGCTGGCAACGCCGCCCGTGACAACAAGAAGACCCGTATCATTCCCCGCCACCTGCAGCTCGCTGTGCGTAACGACGAGGAGCTGAACAAACTGCTCGGAGGAGTGACCATCGCTCAGGGAGGTGTACTGCCCAACATTCAGGCCGTGCTGCTGCCCAAGAAGACCGAGAAGGCCGTCAAGACCAAGTAA
- the LOC132858922 gene encoding histone H3, translating to MARTKQTARKSTGGKAPRKQLATKAARKSAPATGGVKKPHRYRPGTVALREIRRYQKSTELLIRKLPFQRLVREIAQDFKTDLRFQSSAVMALQEASEAYLVGLFEDTNLCAIHAKRVTIMPKDIQLARRIRGERA from the coding sequence ATGGCCAGAACCAAGCAGACCGCCCGTAAGTCCACTGGTGGCAAAGCGCCCAGGAAGCAACTCGCCACTAAGGCTGCTCGCAAGAGCGCCCCGGCTACCGGCGGCGTGAAGAAGCCTCACCGTTACAGGCCCGGCACCGTGGCTCTGAGGGAGATCCGCCGTTATCAGAAGTCTACTGAGCTGCTTATCCGCAAACTGCCCTTCCAGCGCCTGGTGAGAGAAATCGCTCAGGATTTCAAGACCGACTTGCGTTTCCAGAGCTCGGCCGTCATGGCCTTGCAGGAGGCTAGCGAGGCGTACCTGGTCGGTCTGTTCGAGGACACCAACCTGTGCGCCATTCACGCCAAGAGGGTGACCATCATGCCTAAGGACATTCAGCTGGCCCGCCGTATTCGCGGAGAGCGCGCTTAA
- the LOC132858911 gene encoding histone H1-like: protein MAEVAPAAAPAKAPKKKAASRTKKTGPSVGELIVKAVSSSKERSGVSLAALKKALAAGGYDVEKNNSRVKLAVKGLVTKGTLVQTKGTGASGSFKLNKKQTELKKPAKKAAPKATKAAAKKPAAAKKPKKVAAKKPAAKKSPKKTKKPVAAVKKATKSPKKAKKPASPKKAAKSPKRAKKTATPKKVKAVKPKAAKAKKAPKKK from the coding sequence atgGCTGAAGTCGCTCCCGCCGCCGCGCCGGCCAAAGCGCCCAAGAAGAAAGCAGCTTCGAGGACCAAGAAAACAGGCCCTAGCGTCGGCGAGCTCATCGTCAAAGCGGTTTCCTCGTCCAAGGAGAGGAGCGGCGTGTCTCTTGCCGCCCTGAAGAAAGCTTTGGCTGCCGGCGGATACGACGTGGAGAAGAACAACTCTCGCGTCAAGCTCGCCGTCAAGGGCCTCGTTACTAAAGGCACTCTGGTGCAGACCAAAGGGACCGGCGCGTCTGGATCTTTCAAGCTGAACAAGAAGCAGACCGAACTTAAGAAGCCCGCAAAGAAAGCCGCGCCCAAAGCGACAAAGGCGGCCGCCAAAAAGCCCGCCGCGGCTAAGAAGCCCAAGAAAGTAGCGGCCAAGAAACCCGCAGCCAAAAAGTCTCCCAAGAAGACGAAGAAGCCCGTCGCTGCCGTCAAGAAAGCCACCAAAAGCCCCAAGAAGGCCAAAAAGCCGGCGAGCCCCAAGAAAGCAGCCAAGAGCCCCAAGAGGGCCAAAAAGACGGCGACCCCCAAGAAGGTAAAGGCTGTAAAGCCCAAAGCGGCGAAGGCCAAAAAGGCTCCCAAGAAGAAGTAA